A DNA window from Macadamia integrifolia cultivar HAES 741 chromosome 4, SCU_Mint_v3, whole genome shotgun sequence contains the following coding sequences:
- the LOC122077271 gene encoding single-stranded DNA-binding protein, mitochondrial isoform X1: MSSVAARIVKHLRVAPPTRATPSLVGGQTSLKLWHSTLSFSDGVDEGENNADVEDDNLMPEKPDLEPQGVDPRRGWGFRGVHKAIICGKIGQSPLQKILRNGKTVTIFTVGTGGMFDQRIVGSENLPRPAQWHRVAVHDEQLGAYAVQQLVKNSSVFVEGDIETRVYNDSINGQVKNIPEICVRRDGMLPTIVSFYSLQFM; the protein is encoded by the exons ATGAGTTCAGTAGCTGCCAGAATTGTCAAGCATTTAAGAGTAGCACCTCCTACCAGAGCTACACCTTCACTCG TAGGCGGGCAAACCAGTTTGAAATTGTGGCACTCAACGTTGTCCTTCAGTGATGGTGTGGACGAAGGAGAGAACAATGCGGACGTAGAGGATGATAATCTTATGCCTGAGAAGCCGGACTTGGAACCACAAGGTGTGGATCCGCGCAGAGGTTGGGGTTTCAGAGGTGTACATAAG GCAATTATTTGTGGCAAAATTGGACAGTCGCCTTTGCAGAAAATCTTGAGAAATGGAAAGACTGTGACCATATTTACAGTCGGAACTGGGGGAATGTTTGATCAGAGGATTGTAGGATCAGAGAATTTGCCCAGACCAGCACAGTGGCATCGGGTTGCTGTGCATGATGAACAACTCGGAGCTTATGCAGTTCAACAACTTgtgaagaa CTCTTCAGTTTTTGTTGAGGGTGACATCGAAACAAGAGTCTACAATGACAGTATCAATGGTCAAGTAAAAAATATTCCTGAGATTTGTGTAAGGCGTGATGGTATGCTACCTACTATTGTGTCCTTTTATTCTTTGCAATTTATGTAA
- the LOC122077271 gene encoding single-stranded DNA-binding protein, mitochondrial isoform X2, with protein sequence MSSVAARIVKHLRVAPPTRATPSLGGQTSLKLWHSTLSFSDGVDEGENNADVEDDNLMPEKPDLEPQGVDPRRGWGFRGVHKAIICGKIGQSPLQKILRNGKTVTIFTVGTGGMFDQRIVGSENLPRPAQWHRVAVHDEQLGAYAVQQLVKNSSVFVEGDIETRVYNDSINGQVKNIPEICVRRDGMLPTIVSFYSLQFM encoded by the exons ATGAGTTCAGTAGCTGCCAGAATTGTCAAGCATTTAAGAGTAGCACCTCCTACCAGAGCTACACCTTCACTCG GCGGGCAAACCAGTTTGAAATTGTGGCACTCAACGTTGTCCTTCAGTGATGGTGTGGACGAAGGAGAGAACAATGCGGACGTAGAGGATGATAATCTTATGCCTGAGAAGCCGGACTTGGAACCACAAGGTGTGGATCCGCGCAGAGGTTGGGGTTTCAGAGGTGTACATAAG GCAATTATTTGTGGCAAAATTGGACAGTCGCCTTTGCAGAAAATCTTGAGAAATGGAAAGACTGTGACCATATTTACAGTCGGAACTGGGGGAATGTTTGATCAGAGGATTGTAGGATCAGAGAATTTGCCCAGACCAGCACAGTGGCATCGGGTTGCTGTGCATGATGAACAACTCGGAGCTTATGCAGTTCAACAACTTgtgaagaa CTCTTCAGTTTTTGTTGAGGGTGACATCGAAACAAGAGTCTACAATGACAGTATCAATGGTCAAGTAAAAAATATTCCTGAGATTTGTGTAAGGCGTGATGGTATGCTACCTACTATTGTGTCCTTTTATTCTTTGCAATTTATGTAA